DNA from Brassica napus cultivar Da-Ae chromosome C4, Da-Ae, whole genome shotgun sequence:
tatatatcaaactaAACACTTGCCGTTTTCTCCATCGGATATATCTCCAAGCTTTGCGATGGCACCAACAAGCGCTTGTTCTTGCTCCTGAATCAAAGGTAAATAATAAATCTTTTGAGCCTTTTGTTATGTATATAAACGTAAAAAATAAGAAaggcatctttgttgttgtagCAATCAAACCTCCAACATTCTCTTAGCCCTTTCAACTTCTTGAGGATCTGGATTGTGTGAGCCAAGAACTCTCTCCACCTGTTACAAAAAACATCATCGTTTGAGAAACAAAACCATACATACACTGTAAAACTCGCCTTGACTTGACAAGAATGTAATACTAACATCTCTGATTAGGACATTGGTCTGACGGATTCGTATATCCATATGTTTCCTTTTCCCAGTTCCATTCTGCGATGTTCTGAAATCTTTTTTGATACTGGTCTTTGCCAAACCGCTTCCCCGTTGTGGAACACTGTTTGGTCCTGTAGTTCTATTCAGACCATGGCCTTGTCCGTTTACACCATACTGATTACCAACCCTAGGATCCTCTCCTATCCACTCAATATCCCCAGGAGATATCTGTACAATTATTAGAGATCTTTGGTTACCAAATAGCACACAGTTTTTCCACTCATAATGATCAGAAAGTAATTACCTCTGAGAGATTGACCCATTCCCATGTCTCGTTAGGTGTTCCAATGTCATAAACCAAAGCATGGCGGCCCTAAAATTTAAAGATTAGACGAATATATATAAGGAAACTTCTTATTTTATAACATATCAGAAACTTTATGCCAATTTAAGAAGCCCACACACCTCAACTGGACTGTACTTGGTGATGACAGCCTCGTAAAACGTATTGTCTTCTGGCCACCTCGTTCTAACTTTCCTTCCTACAAAAGACTCAGGGTCGTTTCCATTTGTGGGTTCACTTGAACTGGTGGGACCAGGTGGTACTCTGTTCATGACTTGTCCTCGTTGAGGTTGATCTGAGGGATGGTATGAGACAGGTTTTGCAGAAGAGGAACCAGGGAAACCCTaagaaaggagaaaaaaaaaaatcattacaagAATTAACAAAAGATACCAACCTCAagactatatatataactcACTGGTTTATGCTTTTTTCCCTTGACATTGGGAACAGGTCCTCGTTTAGCTGTGGATGATGCAAACTGGTTAGTAAGATCAGCTTGAGGGTGTGAAGCGAATGGTTGAGAAGGCATTGGCTGGTTTAGTTTCTGCTTCTTGACAGAAGCTGAAACGGAAGGTGTTGGCAAGGTATCGTGAACCACTTGAGCAGCATTGCGCATTGTTGGTTGCATTCCTCCAGATTGTCTCCATTCCCTAATAAAGGAAAAAgtatttatgttattattaagagaaaaaaagaaagaaactataAATGCTCAAAGATTTTTAGCTTCTCGCCTTATCCTTCGTATGGTATCATCTGCGTTTACACGGCCAAGAAGCTCTCTATGTTCCTCATTGGACACTCTCAGCTCTTTACGCAGTTCAGTTATAAGACTTTCCTTTTCCTGAAAAAAGATATGTTATTTCACTTAGGCAGAAACtaacataaagaagaagtagACGTGAGATAGATCAAAATACCCAAGTGATAGCATCTGCTTGGGCTTTAAAGGCTCTTAGGATAGATATGTATGCTTCCTTCTCAATCTGGTGAATCTGAGCTTCCATATCAACAGCAACTTCATCATACATCTTAGGGTAAGATGGAGGAAGAAGACTCGAAGGTCTTCCGTTGCCAGCCACACGCCCTCCTCTTGCAACCCTATGAGATGGAGGCAGATCATCATCTGTTCCTGCAGACATCTCACCATCAAACAATCATTACAGATCAAAGTAGATACACAAACCCACCAAAGCTTACAATGTATAACACTATAGAAAGGAGaaagttcaaaattttcatcTTAAGATCAAATTCAATCTCAGCTTTCAGTGATTTGCAACATTCCTTAACAACCCACAAGACCTTCCGTTAAACAACACAAAACCCACCAAAGCTTAGAATGAATAACGGAGAAAGTTCAAAACTTTCGTAAACCCTAATTTTCAGAAGAAGACGAGATAAGAACAATCAACAAGGAAGGtgcttttttttaatctaatagTGTGTTGCGGAACACTAACCGCTGCTATCAAACGATTCGTAGTCCATCGCGAAGCTTTGATCCCCAATTCTTCAAAGAGTAGTTAcggagatggagaagaagaatcgagagaaaacacacacacacacacaccaatTCGAGG
Protein-coding regions in this window:
- the LOC106396319 gene encoding protein EMSY-LIKE 4-like, producing MDYESFDSSGTDDDLPPSHRVARGGRVAGNGRPSSLLPPSYPKMYDEVAVDMEAQIHQIEKEAYISILRAFKAQADAITWEKESLITELRKELRVSNEEHRELLGRVNADDTIRRIREWRQSGGMQPTMRNAAQVVHDTLPTPSVSASVKKQKLNQPMPSQPFASHPQADLTNQFASSTAKRGPVPNVKGKKHKPGFPGSSSAKPVSYHPSDQPQRGQVMNRVPPGPTSSSEPTNGNDPESFVGRKVRTRWPEDNTFYEAVITKYSPVEGRHALVYDIGTPNETWEWVNLSEISPGDIEWIGEDPRVGNQYGVNGQGHGLNRTTGPNSVPQRGSGLAKTSIKKDFRTSQNGTGKRKHMDIRIRQTNVLIRDVERVLGSHNPDPQEVERAKRMLEEQEQALVGAIAKLGDISDGENEGGFHR